In a genomic window of Macadamia integrifolia cultivar HAES 741 unplaced genomic scaffold, SCU_Mint_v3 scaffold1640, whole genome shotgun sequence:
- the LOC122064422 gene encoding uncharacterized protein LOC122064422 translates to MATDERAGAEIVRGKEACERFSAELMKELGFPSGVLPTGELVEYGRVRATGFVWWKCKAAYEHFNVATNTKNSYAAETTAYVEKGRMKKMTGCKAKQMMVWVPIAEMYIDGNKISFKSSMGVGKSFPIISFMNEEEKKAYLQ, encoded by the coding sequence ATGGCTACTGATGAGAGAGCAGGGGCCGAAATTGTACGAGGAAAGGAAGCTTGTGAGAGATTTTCGGCGGAGCTGATGAAAGAGCTTGGATTTCCTAGTGGTGTCCTTCCCACGggagagctagtggaatacggGAGGGTGAGAGCCACGGGTTTCGTGTGGTGGAAATGCAAGGCCGCCTATGAGCATTTCAATGTGGCTACCAACACCAAGAACAGCTATGCTGCCGAGACCACGGCGTATGTGGAGAAGGGGAGGATGAAAAAGATGACTGGTTGCAAGGCTAAGCAGATGATGGTGTGGGTTCCCATAGCAGAAATGTACATTGATGGAAACAAGATCTCTTTCAAGTCATCCATGGGAGTCGGCAAGTCCTTCCCCATCATCTCTTTTATgaatgaggaagaaaagaaggctTATCTCCAATAG
- the LOC122064423 gene encoding uncharacterized protein LOC122064423 yields the protein MATDERAGAEIVRGKEACERFSAELMKELGFPSGVLPTGELVECGRVRSTGFVWWKCKAAYEHFNVATNTKNSYAAETMAYVEKGRMKKMTGCKAKQMMVWVPITEMYIDGNKISFKSSMGVGKSFPIISFMNEEEKKVYLQ from the coding sequence ATGGCTACTGATGAGAGAGCAGGGGCTGAAATTGTAAGAGGAAAAGAAGCTTGTGAGAGATTTTCGGCGGAGCTAATGAAAGAGCTTGGATTTCCTAGTGGTGTCCTTCCCACGGGAGAGCTGGTGGAATGCGGAAGGGTGCGATCCACCGGTTTCGTGTGGTGGAAATGCAAGGCTGCCTATGAGCATTTCAATGTCGCAACCAACACCAAGAATAGCTATGCTGCTGAGACCATGGCGTATGTGGAGAAGgggaggatgaagaagatgacggGTTGCAAGGCTAAGCAAATGATGGTGTGGGTTCCCATAACGGAAATGTACATTGATGGCAACAAGATCTCTTTCAAGTCATCCATGGGGGTCGGCAAGTCCTTCCCCATCATCTCTTTTATgaatgaggaagaaaagaaggttTATCTCCAATAG